One window from the genome of Nicotiana tomentosiformis chromosome 5, ASM39032v3, whole genome shotgun sequence encodes:
- the LOC104108486 gene encoding nudix hydrolase 17, mitochondrial-like isoform X2 → MELKEMVVLVSRSGRHLQRYNKGRRQVVGCIPYRYKDFTELSMVDEDAFEVLLISPQRKGKGLLFPKGGWEKDETIEDAAQRETVEEAGVRGEVECKLGTWYFENKSGDTAYEGHMFPLFVTEQLDSWPEKEIRERTWMSVCEARRLCQNGWMKEALELLVSRFTSQSNRTKGELYPGIERTSSGRATILPLGCRAQLLSLPLPSSTEEA, encoded by the exons ATGGAATTGAAGGAGATGGTTGTTCTTGTATCACGTTCTGGCCGGCATTTGCAACGTTACAACAAGGGTCGTCGCCAAGTTGTTGG ATGTATACCTTACAGATATAAAGATTTCACtgagttatcaatggtagatgaAGATGCATTTGAAGTTCTTCTCATAAGTCCGCAAAGAAAAGGGAAAGGGTTGTTATTCCCAAAG GGAGGTTGGGAAAAAGATGAAACAATCGAAGATGCAGCACAGCGCGAGACAGTGGAGGAAGCTGGAGTACGAGGTGAAGTTGAG TGTAAACTGGGAACTTGGTACTTTGAGAACAAATCCGGTGACACTGCCTATGAAGGGCACATGTTTCCTTTGTTTGTAACAGAACAACTAGACTCTTGGCCTGAGAAAGAGATTCGCGAAAGAACTTGG ATGAGTGTATGCGAAGCAAGAAGGCTGTGCCAAAACGGATGGATGAAAGAAGCCTTGGAACTATTAGTAAGTCGTTTCACATCACAAAGCAATCGGACCAAAGGGGAACTATATCCAGGAATCGAACGTACCTCTAGTGGTAGAGCAACTATTCTTCCGTTGGGATGTAGAGCTCAATTACTTTCTTTACCACTACCAAGTTCTACTGAAGAAGCGTAG